The Phaenicophaeus curvirostris isolate KB17595 chromosome 6, BPBGC_Pcur_1.0, whole genome shotgun sequence genome segment GGCctgagtggggggggggggggaccctCCCTCAGGCCTTAAGCTGGGGAAATGGGGTTTGGCCGCGGGACGAGGGGGAAAGGGCTTGGGGGCCGCTTACCTGATCGGGGGCCCAGTCGGCCATGGCGGGGGGGagcggtggcggcggcggggggggtgTCGGAACGGATCGAAGCGGCTCCCTCAGGGGCGGCGGAGCCGAGCGGCCATGCCGGGGGGCGCGGGGCATGCTGGgagcgggggtggggggggcggcgAGGGGGAGGAGTGCGCATGCGCCAGGAAGGGGAGCGGCCAATCAGAACGCGGCTCGCTCGACGCGGACCAATGGGTGAgggaggtgggcggggcttgGTGCGGGCAtcccaggccacgccccctccgcgcGGCCATTGGCTCGTTTTGCGATAAGCCATGCCCCCTTCGtagaagggggcgtggcttatcgCAAACGAGCCAATGGCCacgcggagggggcgtggcctgacgCGCCGTTACGCGCGCTCCCAGCGGCGACCGCGGCGGCCCCGGGAGcggccccaggacccccattgACTCCCCCCGGGAGCCTCCAGGAGCGGGCTGGGGCCATGAAGGAGGAGCGGCAGCGCCCCGGAGGCCTCGGTGAGGCGCCTGGGGCCGGCACGGgagcggggggggaggggggggatcGGTGGTGGCATCACCGGGGGCTTTGCTGGTGGCATCGCCGGTGGCATCGCCGGTGGCATCGCTGGTGGCATCACCAGCACCGTTACTGGTGGCATCGCTGGTGGAATCAACAGTAGCGTCGTTGGTGGCATCACTGGTGGCATTGCTAGCAGCATCCTTGGTGGCATCACTGGTGGCATCGCCAGCAGCATCCTTGGTGGCATCGCTGGTGGCATCACTGGTGGCATTGCTAGCACCGTTACTGGTGGCATCACTGGTGGCATTGCTAGCACCGTTACTGGTGGCATCAGTAGTGGATTCACTGGTGGATTCACTGGTGGCATCGTTGATGGCATCACTGGTGGCTTCACTGGTGGCATCACCAGCAGCATCCTTGGTGGCATCACTGGTGGCATCGCTAGCACCGTTACTGGTGGCATCAGTAGTGGATTCACTGGTGGCATCGCCAGCAGCATCCTTGGTGGCATCACTGGTGGCATTGCTAGCACCGTTCCTGGTGGCATCAGTAGTGGATTCACTGGTGGCATCGCTGGTGGCATCACTGGTGGCATCGCCAGCAGCATCCTTGGTGGCATCACTGGTGGCATTGCTAGCACCGTTCCTGGTGGCATCAGTAGTGGATTCACTGGTGGCATCGCTGGTGGCATCACTGGTGGCATCGCCAGCAGCATCCTTGGTGGCATCACTGGTGGCATTGCTAGCACCGTTACTGGTGGCATCAATAGTGGATTCACTGGTGGCATCGCTGGTGGCTTCACTGGTGGcactgccagcagcatccttgGTGGCATCACTGGTAGCATCACTAGCACCGTTACTGGTGGCATCAGTAGTGGATTCACTGGTGGATTCACTGGTGGCATCGCCAGCAGCATCCTTGGTGGCATCACTGGTGGCATCACTAGCACCCTTACTGGTGGCATCAGTAGTGGCATCACTGGTGGCATCGCCAGCAGCATCCTTGGTGGCATCACTGGTGGCATCACTAGCACCGTTACTGGTGGCATCAGTAGTGGATTCACTGGTGGCATCGCCAGCAGCATCCTTGGTGGCATCACTGGTGGCATTGCTAGCACCGTTACTGGTGGCATCAATAGTGGATTCACTGGTGGCATCGCCAGCAGCATTGTTGGTGGCATCATCAGCACCATCACTGGTGGCATCAGTAGTGGATTCACTGGTGGCATCACCAGCAGAATCCTTGGTGGCATCACTGGTGGCATCGGTAGGGGAGTCACTGGTGGCATCACCGGTAGCATCACTGGTGGCATCACCAGCACCATCACTGGTGGCATTGCTGGTGACTTCACTGGTGGCGTTGCCAGCAGCATCCTTGGTGGCATCGCTAGCACCGTTACTCGTGGCATCGGTAGTGGATTCACTGGTGGCATcaccagcagcatccctggTGGCATCACCGTCCCTCTTCTCTCCGTGACAGGTTTCACCGTCACCAAACCCGACATCCTGGCCGAGGTGGAGCGCGGGGAGGCAGCCGTGGGGACCCCAGGAGACGTCGGGGAGCACCGGCTCCCCCCGCCGTGCCCGGCGCCCACCGGCACCTCGCAgggtgagggggctgggggccggGGGGCCGGTGGGGCCGGGGAGGAGGCCGCTCAGCGCCGCGCTGCTCTCTCCGCAGGGTCCTGGCTGGGCCGGGAGGTGAAGAGCGAGGAGGGGGTGTCCCCGCCACCGGACTCCCCCTTGTCCCACGGCTCCGGTGACTTCCCGGTGCCGCCGCAGGACCGGGGCTGTGGCTACTGTGGCATCGCCAAGCCCGGTGCCGGTAACGGAGGTTTCGTGTCCCCTCTGCTCGCCGCCGAGAGCCGCCGGTGCCGGCCGGGTGAGCCGGACTGCGCCGCGTGCGGCCGAGGCTGCGGGCAGAAGCCAGATCTGGTGCGGCACCGCTCGGCGCTCGGCGGGGACGGCTCGTCCGCCTGCGGCCGCTGCGGCAGAAGCTTCGCCGAGCCGGCGAGACCGGGAACCACCAGGCGGTTGGCTCCCTGCGCCGGGACAGCCGAAGCGGCACCGGCCACGCCGCGGAAAGAGCGGAAGGAGCTGTCGCTGACGGAGaaggtgaaggtgctggagatgctggagggGCCCAAGGTGTCGCAGAGCGAGCTGGCCAAGCGTTTCGGCGTCTCCCAGCCCCAGATCTGCCGCATCATCAAGAACAGGGAGCGCATCCTGGCCGAGTGGCACCGCAGCGGCGACCCCGAGCGCAAGCGCAAGCGGGACGGGAAGGACGCGGCCCTGGAAGCCGCGGTGCTGCGCTGGGTGGAAGGCTCCCGCGACGTGCCCGTGGCCGGCTCGCTGCTCCAGCTCGAAGCCAAACACCTCGCCGAGGCGCTGGGCCGGCCCGTGCCGGAGCCCAGCAGCGCGTGGCTGCCTCGCTGCGGGACGCGCCGCGAAGCCCTCAAGAAGCCTCCGGTGGAGCAGGGGGACGCGGAGCAAGCCCTGGGCGAGCGCTGGGCCGGCGCGGTGCTGCCCGGCATCCTCGGCGCCTACGCGCCCGGCGAGATCTACGCCTGCGGCGAGACCGAGGTGACCTCCTCGGCCGGGGAGCGCTTGACGCTGCTGCTCTGCGCCAACGCCGACGGCTCGGAGAAGGTGCCGCTGCGGGTGGTGGGGAGGAGCCCGCGGCCGCGCTGCCTGCGAGGGGTCAACCTGGCGCAGATGCCCTGGAGCTACCGTGCCAGCAGCCAGGCCGGCGTCACCCCCGCGCTCTTCGCCGAGTGGCTGCGGGAGTTCAACGAGGGCATGCGGCGGCGCGGCAAGAGCGTCCTGCTGGTCCTCGCCGAGCCCCGCGCGCGTCctcccctccagctctccaaCGTCAGGATGGTTTTCCTCCCGCCGGCCGCCGCCTCGGCGCAGCCCCTGGACCGCGGCGTCGCCGGAGACCTCCAGGGCCAGTACCGGCGCCGGCTGCTGCGGCGGCTGCCGGGGGAGCGCGGCGCGGGGCAGCCGAGCCTCCTGGATGCCCTGCACGTCCTGGCGCAAGCCTGGGGTGACGTGTGCCCGGGGCTCATCGCCGGCTGCTTCCGCGCCGCCGGCTTCGTCCCCGACGCCAAGACCCCGGGGCTCGTGGTGCCACCAGGATCCCTCAGCCGGGACGGGAACCCGACGGCTGCGGACACCGAGGAAGGCGAAGAGCCGGCGGAAGACAGGGACGCGGCGGAGCTGGCGGCGGGGCAGCCGTGTCCCTCGGAGCGCCAGGTCTGGGCCAGCCTGGCCACACTGCGGCGCTACCTGGAGTGCCGGGCCACCTCGCCAGACCTCTTCCAGGCCTTCTACGAGCTGGAGGACGCCGTGGAGATGTTGTCGGCAAGCACTGGGCCAGCCCTCGTCGGGGACAAGCTGTGAGCCGAGTGTGGCGCTGCTCATCACGGCTACCACCGAACTTGGCTTGGCCACCACCGAACTTGGCTTGGCCAACACCGAACTGGGCTTGGCCACCACCAAACTTGGCTTGGCCACTGGTGGAGTTGTGTCGTGGGGTTTGCCGTGGGTCAATGAGCTTTGGGGTTAAAGCAAGTGGCCATGTCCAGATGCCACCGAGCCACCGGCTCTAGGTATGACCTGTGGAGGTGGGGCTGGTGGCACAAACCTGCTGCCGAAACCTTCTCCCGACAGCGGGAGATGTTGAAGAACTGGTTTGCCTCGAGTGGAAGGCTTGTGTTTGTGGGTGATGTTGGGGTGGCCCTTGTGGTGGTGCCTCCTTCCCATGGGGAAGGACCAGGAGCCACCGGCTGCTGTCACCGCGCGGTGCTCGAGGTTTACAGCAGGCAATAAAAAGGCTTCAGCAAAGCGCAGGGTGGTGGTTGTCATGTTTTCATGACCcacagaggtctcttccaactcaaaccattccatggttccatAATTCCAACTTGACATCAAGCGGAACCgccagatcccatccctggaggtgttcagggccagcttggacggggcttggagcaacctgatccagtgggaggtgtctccatccatggcaggaggtggaactggatgggctttgaggtccctcccaacccaacccaactcaacccaacccaacccaacccaaccatcCCACGATTCCTCTCCCTCATGGTGACCTGGGGCCATGGAACCCGTGGTGAGGGGACACGGACCCTTGGTGAGGGGACATGAACCCGTGGTGAGAGGACATGGACCCTTGGTGAGGGGACATGGAACCCGTGGTGAGGAGACATGGACCAGTGGTGAGGGGACACAAACCCGTGGTGAGGGGACACGCAACCCGTGGTGAGGGGACATGAACCCGTGGTGAGAGGACATGGACCCTTGGTGAGGGGACATGAACCTGTGGTGAGGGGACACAAACCCGTGGTGAGGGGACACGCAACCCGTGGTGAGGGGACATGAACCCGTGGTGAGGGGACATGGACCCTTGGTGAGGGGACAAGAACCTGTGGTGAGGGGACATGGAAACCTTGGTGAGGGGACACGGAACCCGTGGTGAGGGGACATGGAACCCTTGGTGAGGGGACATGGACCCTTGATGAGGGGACAAGAACCTGTGGTGAGGGGACATGGAAACCTTGGTGAGGGGACACGGAACCCGTGGTGAGGGGACATGGAACCCTTGGTGAGGGGACATGAGCCCGTGGTGAGGAGACATGGAGCCCGTGGTGAGGGGACATGGAAACCTTGGTGAGGGGACATGGAACCCGTGGTGAGGGGACATGAACCCTTGGTGAGGGGACACGGAGCCCGTGGTGAGGGGACATGAACCCGTGATGAGAGGACATGAACCCGTGGTGAGGGGACATGAACCCGTGGTGAGGGGACATGGAGCCCGTGGTGAGGGGACATGGAAACCTTGGTGAGGGGACACGGAACCCTCGGTGAGGGGACATGGATCCTGTGCTAAAGGGACATGAACCCGTGGTGAGGGGACACGGAGCCCATGATGAGGGGACATGGAACCCGTGGTGAGGGGACACGGAGCTCGTGGTGAGAGGACATGGAACCCTTGGTGAGAGGACATGGAACCCGTGGTGAGGGGACATGGAACCCGTGGTGAGGGGACATGGAAACCTTGGTGAGGGGACATGAACCCTTGGTGAGGGGACAAGAACCTGTGGTGAGGGGACATGGAGCCCGTGGGGAGGGGACATGAACCCGTAGTGAGGGGACATGGAGCCCGTAGTGAGGGGACAGGGATCCTGTGCTAAAGGGACATGGAACCCTCAGTGAGGGGACATGGAACCCGTGGTGAGGGGACAGGAACCCTCGGTGAGGGGACAGGCATCTCCAAGGGGCCCCCATGGCTGACCCTGAGGCCCCACAGGCCCCTCCAGGCGCCGTCCCCCGCCCCATCCCGGTCCCAAGGCCTCGGCAGCCCTCTCGGGGTGCGGGGGGCCCCGTCCCGGGGCCGGTGCCGGCGGGGCCCGCCTGGGGCCGCTGTTTTCCGCGGGTTTCGCtcgggggggcgcgggggg includes the following:
- the LOC138721757 gene encoding tigger transposable element-derived protein 3-like codes for the protein MKEERQRPGGLGFTVTKPDILAEVERGEAAVGTPGDVGEHRLPPPCPAPTGTSQGSWLGREVKSEEGVSPPPDSPLSHGSGDFPVPPQDRGCGYCGIAKPGAGNGGFVSPLLAAESRRCRPGEPDCAACGRGCGQKPDLVRHRSALGGDGSSACGRCGRSFAEPARPGTTRRLAPCAGTAEAAPATPRKERKELSLTEKVKVLEMLEGPKVSQSELAKRFGVSQPQICRIIKNRERILAEWHRSGDPERKRKRDGKDAALEAAVLRWVEGSRDVPVAGSLLQLEAKHLAEALGRPVPEPSSAWLPRCGTRREALKKPPVEQGDAEQALGERWAGAVLPGILGAYAPGEIYACGETEVTSSAGERLTLLLCANADGSEKVPLRVVGRSPRPRCLRGVNLAQMPWSYRASSQAGVTPALFAEWLREFNEGMRRRGKSVLLVLAEPRARPPLQLSNVRMVFLPPAAASAQPLDRGVAGDLQGQYRRRLLRRLPGERGAGQPSLLDALHVLAQAWGDVCPGLIAGCFRAAGFVPDAKTPGLVVPPGSLSRDGNPTAADTEEGEEPAEDRDAAELAAGQPCPSERQVWASLATLRRYLECRATSPDLFQAFYELEDAVEMLSASTGPALVGDKL